The stretch of DNA GCTTCGCACTCCTGCTCTGGAGTTCGCTCAAGCTCTTCCGGGGCATCGACACCGCCTTCGCCCGCATCTACGGCACCCCGGCCCGCGACTTCCTCGGGAGCCTCCGCGTCGGCGTGACGGTCCTCGTCGCCGTCGGCGTCGGCGCCCTCGGCGGTGTCGCCCTCGTCGGGGTCGTCGCCCTCCTCCGGGCGTCCACCGCCCTCCTCGCCCCGCTGACGTTTTTCGTCGTCCTCGTCGCCGCGCTCTTTCCGGTCTACTACCTGACGCCCGCGGCCGACGTGGCACCGCGCGAGGCGCTCCCCGGGACGCTGTTCTGTGCCGGCGGGTGGACGGTTTTCGGGACTGCCTTCGCGCTCTACGCGGCCGTCGCGACGACGAGCGGCCGGTTCGCGCTCTACGGCGCCCTCGGCGCTATCCTGCTGCTCGTGACTTGGTTCTACCTCGCCGGCCTCGTGCTCCTCGTCGGCGCGACGGTCAACGCCGTCGGCACCGATCGGATCGCCGACGTGGATCGGCAGGTACAACACTTGCCGGGCCGAGACCACGTGACGACGGCAATGACCGGCGACGACACGCGAACGGAGCCCTCTCCGGCACCGGACATCGAGGACCTCGCCGACCGACTCGACGAGGTGCGCGAGGATCTAGACGCCTTCGAGGCCGACGTGGAGGAGCGGACGGTCGATCGGCCGACCCTGGAGTCGGAACTGAAGGCGTACGTCCGCCGGCGGATGCGTCGCGGCCACGCCCGCGGCTGGGGTCCCTACCTCGTCCTCCTCTACGGGACGGTCATGACCCTCGGCGCGTTCTATCTCCTCTCCGACCTGATCGCGCTCGTCGCCATGATCGTGATCTTCCTCTCGACGCTCGGGCTGTACGTCCTCTTCGTCCTCTTCGGGGCGGGACTCTCCCTGCTCGGCAAACCGGGACAGGCCCTCGACGCACTCCGACGGTTCCGGCGCTGACCGGCCCGAGAGTATAACCCGATCCGCTCTCATCGACCACCCATGCTCCGCGTCGCCCGTCCGGTCGCCGACCGCAGCGTCGGCGAAACGGCCGTCGTCGAGGCGCTTCCGGACGCCGTCGTCGGTCTCTTTCACCTGCTCACCTACCTCGGCGACCCGGTGACACTCCTGTCACTCGTGGCCGTCGGCTATCTCCTCGCTGCCCACCTCGGCCTTCGGCCGACGCGGGTGGCGACCGTCATCGGCCTCGCTCTCGGGGGGCTCGCGCTGACGCTCGCGCTCAAGTACGGCTTCGCGCTCCCGCGTCCGCCGGGCGCCGGCGCGGACGGCTTCGGCTTCCCCAGCGGCCACGCCGTCGGTGCGACGGTTGTCTACGGCGGCGCCGCCGGACTGGTGTTCCCCGACGACCGGCGCGTGACGGGTGTCGCCGTCGCCATCGTCGCCGTCGTCGCCGCCTCACGCGTGATCGTCGGCGTCCACTACCTCGTCGACGCCGTCGTCGGCGTCGCCGTCGGCGTCGGCTACCTCGCCGTCGCCGTCCGACTCGGTCCCGGCCGGGCCGCGGACGAGGTGTCACCCGCCGGCGCTGCCCGGACGTTCGCCCTCGCCGCCGGCCTCGGTCTCGCTGCCGTGAGCGTCACGGTCGTCGTGGACACCGTCGCCGCTCTCGCTGCGGCCGTGGGCGGCTGGCTCGGCTGGCGGTTCGCCGGGGAGCGCGTCGCCGACGCGGCCGGCACGACCCGGCGACTCGTCGCGTCCGTGGCCGTCCTCCCGGCCGTCGGCCTCGCCGCCAGCCACGTCGCGACTGGCGACCCCTCGCTCCCCGTCGCCGCCGTCCTGACCGGGAGTGTCGTCGCGCTGGTCGTCGCCGTCCCCGGTCTGTCGGTGCTCGGTGCGCGGGACCGCCCGTCGTCGTGAGCGGCGTCGCTCGTCGCCGTCGTGTGCAAAAAAAAAAACCGTGATCGTGGCGGCTTAGAACTTCTCGAGGTAGCGGTCGATCTCCCAGTCGGAGACTTCGACGATGTACTCGCCGAACTCCTGTGATTTGGCCTCGACGAACTTCTCGCTGACGTGCTCGCCCATCGCGCTCTTGATGACCTCGTCCTCCTCGAAGGCCTCGACGGCCTCGCCGAGGTTCGACGGCAGGGTCGTGATGCCGTACTCCTCGCGTTTTGCCTCGTCGAACTCGTAGATGTTCTCGCGGACCGGGTCGGGGCAGTCGAGGTCGCGCTCGATGCCGTCGAGACCCGCGTGGATCATGGCCGCGAAGGCGAGATAGGGGTTACACGACGGGTCGGGCGAACGGAGTTCGATCCGGGAGGCCGCGGGGACGCGCGCGGCGGGCTTGCGGATGAGCGCCGAGCGGTTACGGTCGGACCAGGCGACGTAGACGGGCGCCTCGTAGCCCGGCACCAGCCGCTTGTAGCTGTTGACGGTCGGGTCCGCGATGGCCGTGATGGCCGGCGCGTGGTCGAGGATGCCCGCGAGGTAGCTCTTGGCCGTGTCGCTCAGGTTGAACTCGTCGTCCTCGTCGTGGAACGCGTTCTCGCCGTCCTCGGTGAACAGCGACATGTGGGTGTGCATCCCCGAGCCGTTGATCCGGGCGATGGGCTTGGGCATGAACGTCGCGTGCAGGTCGTGTTCGGCCGCGATGGCGCGCACGACCGAACGGAAGGTGGCGACGTTGTCCGCCGTCGAGAGGGCGTCGTCGTACGTGAAGTTGATCTCGTGTTGGCCCTGGGCGACCTCGTGGTGGGAGGCCTCGATATCGAAGCCCATGCTCTCCAGCCCGTAGATGATGTCACGGCGCACGTCGGAGGCCAGATCCTTCGGCGCGAGGTCGAAGTAGCCGCCGGCGTCGTTCGTCTTCGTCGTCGCGCGGCCGTCCTCGTCCTCCTCGAACAGGAAGAACTCCGGCTCGGGCGCCATGTTGACGCTGTAGCCCATCTCCTCGGCGCGCTCGATGGCGCTTTTGAGGACGCCACGCGGGTCGCCCGAGAACGGCTCGCCGGTCGACGTATCGACGACGTCACAGATGAGCCGTGCCGCCGCGCCGCCGTCGGAGCCGCCGTTCCGCCACGGGAGGACGGCGAACGTCTCCGGGTCGGGGTCGAGTCGCATGTCCGATTCCTGAATCCGCACGAAGCCGTCGATGGAGGAGCCGTCGAAGTAGATGCCCTCGGTGAACGCCTTCTCCGCCTGCGTCGCCGGTACCGAGACGTTCTTGACCGTCCCGAGGATGTCGGTGAACTGAAGTCGAAGGAAATCGACGTTTTTCTCGTCAATCTCGTCGATCACGTCTTGTTCCGTAGCCGTCAAACCGCCGTCAGTCGTCGCGTTTTCGTCCGTCATGTTCTGGACAGGGTTAATCTATACTCCTAGTATTAAGCCCTTTTTGTTGTCTGCAATTTCCTCTCGGTGTCGAACGGAATTGGATATTCGTAAACTTCTATACCCCCCGTACCGTGCGTAACTGCCATGACGTACGAAAATCTCGACGCCAAGCTGATCAACGCACTCCTCGGCGACGGGCGCGCCAGCCTCCGGAGTCTGGCCGAAGAACTCGACGTCTCCGTCACCACCGTCTCGAACCACCTGCGCGACTTGGAAGAAGAGGGCGTCATCGAGGGGTACACCCCGCGTGTCAACTACGGCGCCCTCGGCTACGACGTGACCGCCATCCTCCAGATGAAAGTCGAGGGGAGCGCCCTGCCCGACATCACCGACCGCCTCCAGGAACAGAAACAGATGGTCAGCGTCTACGAAGTCACCGGCGACTACGACGTCATCGCAGTCGGCAAGTTCGAAGATACCGACGGCATGAACGAGCAGATCAAGACCCTGCTGACCGACGCCGACATCCGCGAGTCAAACACGAGCGTCGTCCTCAACGCCGTCGTCGAGAACAAACAGTTCGAACTCGACGTCGACGACGAGTAAGCCCCGCGAGCAGCCGCGGCGGTCCGGTCCGGTCCGGTCGCCCGTCGCCCGTCGCCGAGTGGCGACGCCGTTTTCCGACGTCTCCAGCCCCACCCCTATCACGTTCGATCCCCGCGTCGGCCGCGGCAACGAGCCGTCGCGGCCCCCGTTATTCGAACCCCTCTTCGAACACGAACGTCCCGTTCCGCTGGACGACTTCGCCGTCCACCTCGATCACCGAGTCCTCGGACATGTCGACGATCATGTCGACGTGTTCGGCGCTCTCGTTACGCTCGTTGTCCTCGCCGACGGTGTCGGCGTAGGCGTTCCCCACCGCCATGTGGACGGTGTCGCCCATCTTCTCGTCGAACAGCATGTTGTACGTGAACCGGTCGATCGAGCGGTTCATCCCGATGCCGAGTTCGCCGAGGTAGCGCGCACCCTCGTCCGTCTCCAGAATGCCGGTCAGCACGTCCTCGTTGCGTTCGGCGCTGTGCCCGACCACCGTCCCGTTCTCGAACCGGAGGCGGGCGCCCTCGATTTCCTTGCCCTTGCGGTACAGCGGCACGTCGAAGTGGACGTCCCCCTCGACCGACTCCTTGACCGGTGCGGTGAACACCTCGCCGCCGGGGAGGTTGTGTTCGCCGTAGTCGTTGATCGTGTGGTTCCCCGCGACGGACATCGTCACGTCCGTCTCGTCGCCGCTTTCGATCCGCACCTCGTCGGCCCCATCTAGGAGTTCGACCATCTGAGCCTGGTGGTCACGCTGCTCGTCCCAGTCCAGGGTCACCGCGTCCCAGACGAAGTTCTCGTAGGCCTCGCTGCTCATCCCCGCGAGCTGGGCGTGACCGGAAGAGGGGAACTGCGTGAGACACCAGCGCTTACCCAGCCGCTCGTCGAGGACGGGTCGCATCGCCCGCCGGTAGGCCGCGTTCGTCTCCGGGGTCACGTCGCTCTGCTCGGAGACGTTCTCGCCGCCGCGGGCGATGACGAACGCGTCCGCCTCCTCGAAGAGCGCGAGCTGGTGGCTCGGCGTCTCGAACGCCTCCGCGTCGTTCGCGCGGAGATACGCCCGTGCCGCGCGCTCGGAGTTGTTCAGGTAGACGGGGGTGGCGCCCCGGTCACCCAGCACCTCGTGGAGCGCGACGGCGAGGTCCTCCGCCGCCGCCGGCATGCTGATGACTACGTTGTCGCCCGACTCGATGCGCGTCGAGTGATCGACGATGACCTCCGCGTGCGTGCGAATGCGCGGGTCCATACCGTCGTTTTCCGGGGCGGTCGGCAAAGCCTTTCGGAGTCGGGCGCAAACTCTTTCACCTCAGCTGACAAATTTGGAATGGTCGTCGACACCGACGGCCGAGCCAGCATGGAGACGTACATTAGCCTCGTAAGCTACACCGGCGAGGGCGTACAGCACATGGACGAGAGCCCGGACCGACTCGACGACGCCCGCGACGTCGCCGAGTCGATGGGGGGTGAACTGGCCGAGTTCTTCCTGACGATGGGGCGGTACGACGCCGTCGTAATCATGGAGATGCCGGACGCGGAGACGGCGACGCGGGCCGGGATCACCATCGCGGGCGCCGGTGCGGTCCGGACCGAGACGCTGCGGGCGTTCCCGGAGGACGAGTACCGCGAGTTGATCGACGGGCTGCCGTAGCGTCGGGGCCGCGCGTCGTCGCACACCCACACACCCGACCACAGAACGACGTGTGTCGGGTGTGCATAGCTTCGAACGCGACGCTACCACGACCTACCTCTTTTTCTCGTGGCCGACCCGAAATCCGGTATGTTCGACATCGACCTCCGATCCGACACCGTCACCCGCCCCTCCGACGCCATGCGCGACGCCGCTCGCGACGCCGACGTTGGCGACGACGTGTACCGCGACGACCCGACGATGAACGACCTCGAACGTCGCGCGGCTGCCCTCGTCGGCTGCGAGGACGCCCTCTTCGTCCCGACGGGGACGATGGGTAACCAGATCGCGGCGGGGGTTCACGCCGACCCCGGCAGCGAAGTCGTCGCCGACGCCGAGGCCCACGTCGTCCGCTGGGAACTCGGCGGTCTCGCCCGCAACGCCGGCCTTCAGACCCGCACCCTCGACGCCGAGAGCGGGGTCCTGACGCCCGAGCAGCTCCACACGGTCTGTCACGACGCGGATCTCCACCGCCCCGGCACCGGCCTCGTCTGTCTGGAGAACACGCACAACGCCCGCGGCGGCCTCGCGATTCCGGTCGACCGGATCCGGGCCGCCGCCGACGCGGCTCACGAGAGCGACGTGCCCGTCCACCTCGACGGCGCCCGCCTGTTCAACGCCTGCGTCGCCCTCGACGTCGACCCCGCCGAGATGGTCGCGCCCGTCGACTCCGTGTTGTTCTGTCTCTCGAAGGGTCTGGGCGCCCCCGTCGGCTCGGTCCTCGCCGGGAGCGAGGCGTTCGTCGACGAGGCCCGTCGGCTGCGGAAACTCCACGGCGGCGGGATGCGGCAGGTCGGTATCGTCGCCGCCCCCGGCCTCCTCGCCCTGGAGAACCGGACCCGACTGGCCGAGGATCACGAACACGCCGCCCGCCTCGCCGCGGGCTTGGATGCCCTCGACGGCCTGTCGGTTCCGACGCCGGAGACGAACATCGTCGTCGCCGACGTCTCGGACGCCCCGTTCGACGCGCCGGCGTTCGTCGACGCCTGCGCCGACCGCGGCGTCGGCTGTGGCGCCATCGACGACGCGTGCGTCCGGTTCTGTACCCACCTCGACGTGGACCGCGCGGCCGTCGAGACGGCGCTGGATCGGATCGAAACGATCTGCACGGGGTCGACGTAGACGAACCGCACCCGGTCGTCACGCGCCCGCAGTGTCTCCTCGCTCCGGCCGATGTCGGCGTCGATGTCGTCGGAACGCGACTGCGTTCTGACTGCTACCCAGCAATCTCCGATTTCTGGTGATGTCGTCGGTCACGGGTTCGGGAGCGAAGCTCACGTCGGCGGCGACGAGGAGGCCTTCGGCCCGACGAACATCGTCCGGACCCGGTCGACGTGGGACACGCCGGGGTGGTCCCGCACATCGACCGGAAGTCGGCTTCCAGCGCCTTCGGTGCGCCCTCGCCGAGCAAGAGCCGCTTGTCCCCCCACGCCAGCGCGAGCGCGACGCTCATCAGGAGGCGGCCGATGAGCGCCGCGGAGACGGCGTCGTAGACGTAGTTCCCCGTCGCCGGCGCTCGTCGTTCGCCTTCACGAACGCGATGGCGCCGTTCGCGACGAGGGCGGCCAGCACCACCGATTGCTACCTGCCACGGTCGGCCCGTCGGCTGGCCGCCGATTCAACCTTCCGACCGAAACGGAGTTGCGGGTGGGCCGACATCTCCCGCCATGCTCGCCGTCTGCTCCGACACGCACGGCACCGACGACGCCCGCCTGACCGGCCGCACTCGCGAGGCCGTCGACGCCGCGGACCTCGTAATCCACGCCGGCGACTTCACGACGCCGGCCGTGCTCGACGACTTCCGGGACCGCGCCGACCGGCTCGTCGCGGTCCACGGCAACGCCGACACCGCCGCAGTCCGGGAGCGCCTGCCCCCGGCCGCGACGACGACGTACGCGGGCGTCCGGATCGCCGTCACCCACACCGAACGCGGCGGGACGACGGCGCTCTCGCTGTTCGGGCGCCAACGGGGGGCCCCCCTCGTCGTCTCCGGCCACACCCACCGGCCGACGGTCGACGCGCCCGAGGCGGGGCCGGCCCTTCTCAATCCGGGGAGTCACGCCGATCCGCGGGGGAATCGCCCGGGGCACGCCGAACTGTGGCCGGCGGGTAGCGACGACGCGCCCCGGGAGGCCGACGCCGACGTGGAGACGGGTCTCGTCGGCGTCGTTCGCACTCCGGACGGCGGGGTGATCCATCGGTTTCGCGTGCCGCCGGTCTGACGAGAAGTGGAGGGCCGAAGCGAGGTCGGGGGACCACGCGCTCTCGTCTACAGCGGTGAGGATATTATAAACGGCGTAGGCTCAAAGCGCCGTTGTAGCTTTCCCCACCCGCCGGCGCCTCGACCCCGAAACGGCTTTGTGCGCGCCGGGCTACCTCCCGACCATGCAGGCGTTCGTCCTCCAGTTCTCCGGCCTCCTCGAAGACCCCGTCTTCCTCGGGTTGGTGGCGGTGATGCTCCTGCTCGTCTTCTTCGGCTACCTCCTCGTCCGCCGAACGCTCCTCTCGCTCCGCGAGGGGTACGACGAGGGGTATCGCTGATCGCCCCCCCCGGCTCGCCGGCCGCGCCCGACATCCATTAGTACCCCCCTCGCACAGACGGATACGCTTCGATGGTTGCCACCGGTACGCTACTGACGTTCGTCGTCGCCGCCCTCGCCAGTCTCTTTATGGCGTGGGCCATCGGCGCCGGCTCCTCGGGATCGACACCGTTCGCCGCCGCCGTCGGCGCCAACGCAATCTCCGTGATGCGTGCCGGCTTCGTCGTCGGCTTGCTCGGCTTCGCCGGCGCGGTGTTACAGGGGGCGAACGTCACCGAGGCGGTCGGCACCCAGCTCATCGGCGGCGTCTCGCTCACCGCCACCGCCGCCATCGTCGGCCTGCTCACCGCCGCAGGTCTCGTCGCCGTCGGCGTCTTCACCGGCTACCCCATCGCCACGGCCTTCACCGTCACCGGCGCCGTCGTCGGCGTCGGCCTCGCGCTCGGCGGCGACCCCGCGTGGCCGAAATACCGACAGATAGCGACGCTGTGGATACTGACTCCCTTCGTCGGCGGCGGCGCCGCGTACGCCACGGCGCGGCTCCTCCGGGCGCCGCGCGTCCCCGAACGCTACGCCATCTCGATTCTCGGCGCCCTCGTCGGCCTCCTCGTCGCCACCATCGAGTTCAGCCTCCTCGGACCGGCCGGCGAATCGGCGTCCATCGCCGCGACCATCGGCGCCGACCTCCCGGTCGGGGGGCGGTTCGTCGCGACCGCCTGTGCGCTCCTCGTCGCCGCCGTCCTCTACTACGGGCTCGTCACCGATCCCGAGGCCGCCCAGCGCCGCTTTCTCCTGTCGCTCGGCGGCCTCGTCGCTTTCTCGGCCGGCGGGAGCCAGGTCGGCCTCGCCATCGGCCCGCTCGTGCCGCTCCTCGACGACGTCGCGGTCCCGCTGCCTGCCGTGCTCGCGGGCGGCGGGTTCGGACTCCTCCTCGGCTCCTGGACCGGCGCTCCGCGCATGATCAAGGCGCTCGCACAGGATTACTCCTCGCTCGGCCCCCGCCGCTCCATCGCGGCGCTCATCCCCTCCTTCGCCATCGCGCAGGCCGCCGTCGCCTTCGGCATCCCCGTCTCGTTCAACGAAATCGTCGTCTCCGCGATCATCGGGTCGGGGTACGCCGCCGGTGGCGGCGGCGTCAGCCGTCGGAAGCTGCTCTACACCGTCTTCGCCTGGATCGGCTCGTTGCTCCTCGCGCTCGGGGTCGGCTACGCCGTCTTCACCGCCTTCGACGCGCTGTTCGCGTGACGGTCACTCCTCGGGTTTCGGTTCGTCGACCGGCTCCGCCGCCGCGTCGTCGCCCCGGTCGTGGATCGTGAGTCGCGCCTTCATGATTCGGGTGTTGTCCACCTGCTCGATCCGAATGGTGATGCTGTCGTACTCGATCGTCTCGCCTTCCTCGACGAGGCGGCCGGCGCGGTTGAAGATGAACCCGGCGAGCGTCTCGAACTCCTCGCCCTCCGGCAGATCGAGATCGAGGGTCTCGTTCACTTCGTCGATGTTGACCTCGCCGCGGACGATCACCACGTCGTCCTCGACGAACTCGAACGGCTCCTCCTCGTCGCCCTCGAGGATGTCCCCGACGATCTCCTCGACCATGTCCTCCAGCGTGATCAACCCCTCCGTGGTGCCGAACTCGTCGATGACGATGACCATGCGCATCCGGTTGTCCTGAATCTCCTCCAGCAGCTCGTCGACGTTCTTCGACTCGGGAACGTGGAGGGTCGGCTGGACCACGTCCGTTAGGTCGCTCGCCCCCTCGCCGTAATCCTTCTCGCGGATGAGGTCCCGAAGGGTGACGATGCCGATGATGTTGTCGAGGTTGCCCTCGTAGACGGGGATGCGCTCGTGATCGCTCTGGACGCAGGTCTCGATGGCTTCGTCGAGGGTTGCGTCTTTGGGGACGGCCGTCATGTCGAGCCGCGGCGTCATCACCTCCTTGGCGATGGTGCGGTTGAACCGGAAGATGCGCTGGAACATCTCGCGTTCCTCCTCCTCGATCACCCCCTCGCGCTCCCCGGTCTGGATCATGTTCTGGATCTCGTCCCGGGTGACGTACGTCGTCTCGATGGCCGAGCGCCCGCCGGTGACGCGGTTGACGATGCGGGTGAGGTAGTCGAAGACGACAACCAGCGGCAGCAACGCCAGCTCCGAATACTTGAGCGGGCTCGCGATCCGAAGCGCCCACGACTCCGTGTTCTCGACCGCGTAGGACTTGGGCGCGCTCTCCCCGAACAGGAGCACGAGCGTGGTGATCCCGAACGTCGCCGCGAGGACGGCCTGCCCCTGCGAGAGGTAGATGGCGAAGAGGCCGGTGGCGATGGAGGACATCGCGATGTTGACGATGTTGTTGCCGACGAGAATCGTGATCAGGAGCCGGTGCGGGTCGGATTTCAGTTCCTGAACCACCGCGGCTCCGGGGACACCGTCCTCGACGAGCGACTCGACCCGGTGGCGAGCCAGCGAAAACATCGCGATCTCCGAGGAGGAGAAAAACGCCGACAGCGCGATCAACACTAAAATTGCCAGCGATCCGGCAATGGTGACGGTCGTGTCGGTCAGTGGCACGAATTCGGAGAGCTGCGCCACGCTCCCGACTCCGGCGGCGCTCGCTGTCGACGACAAACCCATGGAAGTACTGATGCTTGTCACGGCCCTGAATTAAGCGTTGCCCTACGAGGCCCGTATCAGCCGAACGAAGGGCTTAGGCCCGCGGCTGTCGTACGGGGTCACATGTCAGCGAGCGATCCGTCGATCACCCTGTATCGGCTGCAGGCCTGCCCGTACTGCGAGCGCGTCGTTCGGGTGCTTGAGGACCTCGACCTCGATTACACCTCGCGGTTCGTCGAACCCATGCACTCCGAGCGGAACGTGGTCAAACGGGTCGCCGGCTCCCGTCCCGTCCCCGCCATCGTCGACGAACGTACCGGCGTCACCATGTCCGAGTCGGCGAACGTCGTCGAGTATCTCGAATCCACGTATGGCTCCGGCCTCGTCGACGGGGGTGCCGACTGATGGTCGAGTTCGACGTCGTGTCCCTCCCCGAGGCCGACCACGTCGCCGAGGGCGACACCGCCCCCGAGTTCACCCGCCCGCTCGTCAACGACGAGTTCTGGACGGACACCGCCCTCTCCGAGTTGACCGACGACGGCCCCGTCTGTCTCGTCTTCTACCCCATGGACGGCGCCTTCCCCGCGACGTACATCTGGAACGAACTCCGTGACCGCGCGTTCGACGACCTGCTCACGGTCGTCGGCGTCTCCATCTCGACGCCGTACGCCCACAAGCGGCTCATCGCGGACCGGGGCATGAACTACGACCTCTTCGCCGACCCCGCGAACGGCGTCGCCGAACGGTACGGCATCGCCCACGACCTGGACGGCATGGCCGGCGTCTCCGAACCCCGCCCCGCCACCTTCCTGCTCGACGGGGACCGCACCGTCCAGTACGCGTGGGTCGCCGAGGAGTGGCCCGACTTCCCACCGTACGACGACCTCGAACGCGAAATCCGGGCACTCGTCGACTGAATGAGCGTCGACGACGCCGCCACCGCCGTCCGCGAGGGCCACGCCGTCGTCTACCCGACCGAGACGGTGTACGGCCTCGGCGCCGACGCCACCGACCCCGACGCCGTCGAGCGCGTCTTCGAGTTGAAGGGCCGGTCACGAGGGAAGCCGCTCTCGCTCGGCGTGCCCTCCGTCGACGCCGCCCTCGAGTACACCCGGCCGACGGAGCGGGAAGAGCGGTTCATGCGCCGGTTTCTCCCCGGTCCCGTGACCGTCGTCGTCGACCGCCGTCCCTCGCTCCCCGACGCCCTCACTGCCGGCCGGGACCGGGTCGGCGTCCGCGTCCCCGACCACGAGACGGCGCTCGAACTGCTCGAACGGGCGCCGCCGCTCACCGCCACCAGCGCCAACCGCTCCGGAGCGCCGAGTGTCACCCGCGTCGCCGACCTCGACGACCGCATCCGCGAGGGCGTCGCCGTCGTCGTCGACGGCGGCGAGGCGCCGGGCACCGAGAGCACCGTCGTCGACCCCGGCGAGGGCACCATCCACCGCCGCGGCGCGATGAGCGACGAGATCGAGGCGTGGCTACAGGCCCAGTAACGACCGGAGCGACCGCGTCCGCACCCCACACTCCTCGCGGTAGTCGCAGGCGTCGCACTTCGCCTCGTCGTCGATCCGCGGCGGCGGGCCGTCGAGGTCCCCGAGCGTCCGCACCGTCTCCCGGTAGGCCGCCCGGTTCCGCGTCGTCAGCCGAACCTCCCGGACGACGCCATGGGCCGGGTACTCCACCAGCGCCGCCGGAACCTCGCGCCCACGCTCCCAGGCCAGCGCCTTCGCCATCGCCACCGCCCGCACCCGCTGTGGGCGCCACACACCCCGCGCCGGTGGTTCGCCCGGCGAGACGAACGTCGGTATCGGCGGGT from Haloplanus salinus encodes:
- a CDS encoding L-threonylcarbamoyladenylate synthase, which translates into the protein MSVDDAATAVREGHAVVYPTETVYGLGADATDPDAVERVFELKGRSRGKPLSLGVPSVDAALEYTRPTEREERFMRRFLPGPVTVVVDRRPSLPDALTAGRDRVGVRVPDHETALELLERAPPLTATSANRSGAPSVTRVADLDDRIREGVAVVVDGGEAPGTESTVVDPGEGTIHRRGAMSDEIEAWLQAQ
- a CDS encoding glutathione S-transferase N-terminal domain-containing protein gives rise to the protein MSASDPSITLYRLQACPYCERVVRVLEDLDLDYTSRFVEPMHSERNVVKRVAGSRPVPAIVDERTGVTMSESANVVEYLESTYGSGLVDGGAD
- a CDS encoding redoxin domain-containing protein, translated to MVEFDVVSLPEADHVAEGDTAPEFTRPLVNDEFWTDTALSELTDDGPVCLVFYPMDGAFPATYIWNELRDRAFDDLLTVVGVSISTPYAHKRLIADRGMNYDLFADPANGVAERYGIAHDLDGMAGVSEPRPATFLLDGDRTVQYAWVAEEWPDFPPYDDLEREIRALVD
- a CDS encoding CRISPR-associated protein Cas4 yields the protein MLTFGSLARAAYCPRQYYYARKGDDEPPPGVRARRDLAFRYPALRRASDAELADEPIERSPDAYRTALDRLADRADWDGLTDPTDREVLLTGRECRGIAHKVLAGDPPIPTFVSPGEPPARGVWRPQRVRAVAMAKALAWERGREVPAALVEYPAHGVVREVRLTTRNRAAYRETVRTLGDLDGPPPRIDDEAKCDACDYREECGVRTRSLRSLLGL
- a CDS encoding hemolysin family protein, which gives rise to MGLSSTASAAGVGSVAQLSEFVPLTDTTVTIAGSLAILVLIALSAFFSSSEIAMFSLARHRVESLVEDGVPGAAVVQELKSDPHRLLITILVGNNIVNIAMSSIATGLFAIYLSQGQAVLAATFGITTLVLLFGESAPKSYAVENTESWALRIASPLKYSELALLPLVVVFDYLTRIVNRVTGGRSAIETTYVTRDEIQNMIQTGEREGVIEEEEREMFQRIFRFNRTIAKEVMTPRLDMTAVPKDATLDEAIETCVQSDHERIPVYEGNLDNIIGIVTLRDLIREKDYGEGASDLTDVVQPTLHVPESKNVDELLEEIQDNRMRMVIVIDEFGTTEGLITLEDMVEEIVGDILEGDEEEPFEFVEDDVVIVRGEVNIDEVNETLDLDLPEGEEFETLAGFIFNRAGRLVEEGETIEYDSITIRIEQVDNTRIMKARLTIHDRGDDAAAEPVDEPKPEE